A segment of the Pseudoalteromonas piscicida genome:
TACTTCTCTATCTCGAGATTTTAATTCTTGAACGACCTGCTCATCTTGCTCTGTTTGTTGCTGCTCTTGTTCATTCTTTTCTTTTTCTTGGCCTTCGCCTTTTTCACCTTCCTCTTTGCCTTGAATGGTTTTGCTTTGCTCTGTTTTACCATCAGAACCGTAAACTTTTGCATCGTCTACGTTAGAAGAGCGGCCTTTTTCAGAATCGGAAAGGTTGCGGTTTTCAGTAAATGAGGGATTAGTTGGTGCAGGTTTTGGGATCGCTTCACGCAGCTGATTATCGCGTACAACCGTTTCGGTGTACACGTTGGCAGTGTTTAAATTCATCGCCGGTGGTGGCGTTACTATGTTCATTACACTTTAATATCAATCAACGTACCTAGCACTTCATCTGCAGTGCGAATAGTTTGCACATTGGCTTTCGCGTTAAACTCTTCAACTTTTAAGGCTACCACTGATTCGGTCAAGCTTGGGGTTTCGCTCACTGGAGCCGTCACAGCTTCACCGGCACTGGCACCCTGCAACTGCCGCCCAGATGCACGTTCAGAATCACTTTGTTGATCGATGGCAGCGCGGTTAATATCAGCACTTGCTTGGGCAATCCCCTGAGCAGCGCGGTTATAACCGTCAATTCCATTATTTAACACATCACCTATTGGCATATTCGCACCTAGATAAACCTTTTCTTACTGACTAATTATTGCGCAAAATATCAACAAAGAAAAGTAAAAGCGGCAATTTTTTGCCGCTTTATTATTCTAAATTTCTAAATAATTGATTTAAGGAGTGATAAAAAAGCTTCTTTATGAGAGATAAAAGGCGCATGAGAGGCCTTTGCAAGCGTATGAGCCTTAAAATTTGGATTGAGTACCTGCATTTTTTCTACAGCCGTTTGTGGAACAAGAGAATCTAAACGGCCGAATATGCCTATTGTGGGGAGTTGCAGCCGTGAAAATTCATCACGTAAGTCCTGCGATTTCAATATCTCCAGTCCACCAGCTAGTGCTTTCGCCTCCGCTTCCGGCAGTGTGCCTAGTAGCGCTTTGAGTTGTTTGATGTCTTCTCTGGCATATTCACTGCCCATCGCTTGAATAGCTAAAAATCTTTCTATCGTCTTTGCGCTATTGGTTTGCAGTTGAGTCTCAAAGTTGTTTAGCACCTTAGGGGCTATTCCGGGCCAATCAGCTTGCTCACAAAAAAATGGCGTTGAAGCGACCAAAATAACCTTGCTAACTTTGTCTGGAAAATGAGCAGCTAAATACAATGCAAATAAGCCCCCCAAAGACCAGC
Coding sequences within it:
- the bioH gene encoding pimeloyl-ACP methyl ester esterase BioH, which encodes MQNEVVLLHGWGMNKAVWQLCEEALAPTTPIKAVNLPGFGGTPSAEGDYSLERNALLIAEQLMPQSVLIGWSLGGLFALYLAAHFPDKVSKVILVASTPFFCEQADWPGIAPKVLNNFETQLQTNSAKTIERFLAIQAMGSEYAREDIKQLKALLGTLPEAEAKALAGGLEILKSQDLRDEFSRLQLPTIGIFGRLDSLVPQTAVEKMQVLNPNFKAHTLAKASHAPFISHKEAFLSLLKSII